The following are encoded together in the Oceanobacillus zhaokaii genome:
- a CDS encoding AraC family transcriptional regulator → MRFKTETVPNYRIAYMRRVGPYGPANVEVMEKLKKWAKERCLLESVILFAIPQDKPETTLPENCRFDACIVISNDYQVDNLVNEGELSGGKYIIYEVKHTAEDIQKAYSYIFPSLQSNRYKIDDNKPIMEKYIGDMVTNPYCEICVPVK, encoded by the coding sequence ATGAGATTTAAAACCGAAACAGTTCCAAACTATCGCATCGCTTATATGCGAAGAGTTGGTCCATATGGTCCTGCAAATGTTGAAGTTATGGAGAAGTTAAAAAAATGGGCAAAAGAGAGATGTCTACTTGAATCAGTAATCCTATTTGCAATTCCTCAAGATAAACCTGAGACAACACTACCTGAAAACTGTAGATTTGATGCTTGCATTGTCATTTCAAATGATTATCAAGTGGATAATTTAGTTAATGAAGGTGAACTTTCTGGTGGAAAGTACATTATATACGAAGTCAAACATACAGCAGAAGATATTCAAAAAGCATATTCTTATATTTTTCCATCATTACAAAGCAATCGATATAAAATTGATGATAACAAACCTATTATGGAAAAATACATTGGTGATATGGTTACCAACCCTTATTGCGAAATATGTGTACCTGTTAAATAG
- a CDS encoding glycosyltransferase family 4 protein, with translation MKIAIVTETFLPSTDGVVTRLTQAVKYFRSLDHEVLVIAPDLGVSEFEGAKVEGIKTITFPFYRYRKFSLPSKKIKRLLDAFQPDIVHAANPALIAASAVRYANKLNFPLLASYHTHIPKYLDYYKIYKPAKPILWSYIRRLHNTAELNLCTSETIREELLEQNIHHLHVLQRGVDTQKRHPKYYDSEMRDRLTNGDKSKKLLIFVGRLAIEKEIHKIKPLLDARDDIMLVIIGDGPARNDLIHKFKGTNTIFTGFLHGEELSKAFASADAFIFPSVSETLGLVILEAMASGLPVVAAKSGPTIEQISDGETGLLFENENVDSMINAMNKLDDKNVLKQMRKNARKEAEKFSWEKASQQLLDFYTKTIEYHEDKNQAAK, from the coding sequence TTGAAAATCGCGATTGTAACAGAAACCTTTTTGCCTTCTACCGATGGCGTCGTTACAAGACTCACACAAGCTGTAAAATATTTCCGCTCTCTAGATCATGAGGTGTTAGTAATTGCTCCTGATCTTGGTGTTTCTGAATTCGAGGGTGCAAAGGTAGAAGGAATTAAAACGATTACATTTCCATTTTATCGATATCGTAAGTTTTCCTTACCATCAAAAAAAATAAAAAGATTATTGGATGCATTCCAACCAGATATTGTGCATGCAGCGAATCCTGCCTTAATAGCAGCATCTGCTGTTCGTTATGCAAATAAATTGAATTTCCCATTACTTGCATCATATCACACGCATATTCCGAAATATTTAGATTATTATAAGATTTATAAGCCAGCAAAGCCAATCCTATGGAGCTACATAAGGAGGCTGCATAATACTGCTGAACTAAATCTTTGTACATCAGAAACAATTAGAGAAGAACTACTGGAGCAGAATATTCATCATTTACATGTATTGCAGCGTGGTGTTGATACCCAAAAACGTCATCCAAAGTATTACGATTCGGAAATGCGTGATCGATTAACTAATGGGGATAAATCGAAAAAATTACTCATTTTTGTCGGCAGATTAGCAATTGAAAAAGAGATTCATAAAATCAAACCATTATTAGATGCTAGAGACGACATTATGTTAGTGATCATCGGTGATGGCCCAGCAAGAAATGATCTAATTCACAAGTTTAAAGGTACAAATACGATATTTACTGGTTTTTTACATGGTGAAGAATTGTCTAAAGCATTTGCTTCAGCTGATGCATTTATTTTTCCATCTGTATCAGAAACATTAGGATTAGTAATACTAGAAGCAATGGCATCTGGATTACCGGTGGTTGCTGCTAAAAGTGGTCCAACAATAGAACAAATCAGTGATGGTGAAACAGGATTATTATTTGAAAACGAAAATGTTGATAGCATGATCAATGCAATGAATAAATTAGATGATAAAAACGTATTAAAACAAATGCGCAAAAATGCTCGTAAAGAAGCCGAAAAATTCTCCTGGGAAAAAGCATCCCAACAATTATTAGATTTCTACACAAAAACAATCGAATATCATGAAGATAAAAATCAGGCTGCAAAATAA
- a CDS encoding NAD-dependent epimerase/dehydratase family protein: MRIIIAGGDGFCGWPTALYLSKQGHEVTIVDNLVRRRMDEELHSNSVTPLATLEERVAKWMELTGKEIKTFIGDLNHYDFLCEVFRQTEPEVFVHFAEQRSAPYSMIDREHAIYTQSNNVLGNLNVLYAIKEFGPECHLIKLGTMGEYGAPNIDIEEGYIEIEHNGRKDRMPYPKQPGSFYHLTKVHDSHNIMFACKIWGIRATDLNQGIVYGLHTEETELDAVLNNRLDYDGVFGTALNRFLIQAAIGHDLTVYGAGGQTRAFLNIKDTVRCVEIAANNPADKGEFRVFNQFTEYFSVKELAERTKRVAEEMGLSVGISHIENPRVEAEEHYYHAINTNLRELGLEPNLLTDNVLKGILEVALENKDRVIKDNVLPKVSWR, translated from the coding sequence ATGAGAATTATTATTGCAGGCGGAGATGGCTTTTGTGGCTGGCCAACAGCTCTATATTTGTCAAAACAAGGTCATGAAGTTACGATTGTAGATAATTTAGTTAGAAGAAGAATGGATGAGGAGTTACATTCTAATTCCGTTACGCCATTAGCAACTTTAGAAGAGCGTGTTGCAAAATGGATGGAATTGACAGGAAAAGAAATCAAAACATTTATTGGTGACTTGAATCATTATGACTTCCTTTGTGAGGTATTTAGACAAACAGAGCCAGAAGTATTCGTACATTTTGCGGAACAACGATCAGCACCATATTCTATGATTGATAGAGAACATGCAATATACACGCAATCTAATAATGTTCTTGGCAATCTAAATGTTCTTTATGCTATTAAAGAATTCGGACCTGAATGCCATTTAATTAAATTGGGGACAATGGGAGAATATGGTGCACCGAATATTGACATTGAAGAAGGTTATATAGAGATTGAGCATAACGGCAGAAAAGATCGCATGCCATATCCAAAACAACCTGGTTCTTTCTATCATCTAACGAAAGTTCATGACAGCCATAATATTATGTTCGCATGTAAAATTTGGGGTATTCGCGCAACGGATTTGAACCAAGGAATTGTATATGGTCTTCATACAGAAGAAACAGAACTAGACGCTGTATTAAATAATCGACTTGATTATGATGGCGTTTTTGGTACAGCTCTAAATCGATTCTTAATTCAAGCAGCAATTGGTCATGATTTAACCGTCTATGGTGCTGGTGGTCAAACAAGAGCCTTCTTAAACATTAAAGATACTGTAAGATGTGTAGAAATAGCAGCAAATAACCCTGCGGATAAAGGGGAGTTTAGAGTATTCAATCAGTTCACTGAATACTTCTCAGTTAAAGAACTTGCAGAAAGAACGAAACGTGTGGCAGAAGAAATGGGGTTATCAGTAGGTATTTCCCATATTGAAAACCCACGTGTAGAAGCAGAAGAACATTATTACCATGCAATCAATACAAATCTTCGTGAGCTTGGTTTAGAACCAAACCTATTAACGGATAATGTACTAAAAGGAATCTTAGAAGTGGCTCTTGAAAATAAAGATCGAGTAATTAAAGACAACGTACTGCCAAAAGTATCTTGGAGATAA
- a CDS encoding DUF362 domain-containing protein: MAFVITSPCKTEKAGECVEVCPVDCIEEGEDMFFIDPDICIDCGACEAVCPVTAIYMEDEVPEEENEYIELNRLFFQGN; this comes from the coding sequence ATGGCTTTTGTCATTACATCACCGTGTAAAACGGAAAAAGCAGGAGAATGTGTCGAAGTTTGTCCTGTTGATTGTATAGAAGAAGGGGAAGATATGTTCTTTATCGATCCCGATATTTGTATCGATTGTGGAGCATGTGAAGCAGTATGCCCTGTAACAGCAATTTATATGGAAGATGAAGTTCCTGAAGAAGAAAATGAATATATTGAGTTAAATAGATTGTTTTTCCAAGGAAATTAA
- a CDS encoding histidine phosphatase family protein yields MYNFYYSEIGLNSKKGMIDLKKIYFVRHCSADGQHKDSPLTKDGIMQAQLLADFFHEQNITFDRIISSPYLRAIESIKPFAESMGITIDVDNRLEERILSDEPIEDWLEELEYSFNDYAYALHGGESANAVINRANEVLMPILNENTATNAIIVSHGNLLALLYSQFDKSFGFTQWKELGNPDIYLLTFNDEVISFEHVWNSK; encoded by the coding sequence ATGTACAATTTCTATTATAGCGAAATCGGCTTAAATTCTAAAAAAGGGATGATCGATTTGAAGAAAATATATTTTGTTCGTCATTGTTCTGCTGATGGGCAGCACAAAGATTCTCCTTTAACAAAAGATGGAATAATGCAGGCACAACTTCTTGCTGATTTTTTTCATGAACAAAATATTACCTTTGATCGAATAATTTCAAGTCCCTATTTAAGGGCTATTGAAAGTATTAAACCTTTTGCAGAAAGTATGGGGATTACGATTGATGTTGACAATCGTTTAGAAGAACGTATACTTAGCGACGAGCCTATCGAAGACTGGTTGGAGGAATTAGAATACTCCTTTAATGATTATGCGTACGCCTTACATGGTGGAGAATCTGCTAATGCTGTTATTAACCGTGCGAACGAGGTACTAATGCCAATCTTAAATGAAAATACAGCTACTAACGCAATAATCGTTAGTCACGGAAATCTCTTAGCATTATTATATAGTCAGTTTGATAAGAGTTTTGGATTTACTCAGTGGAAAGAGCTGGGGAATCCTGATATATACTTATTAACATTTAATGATGAAGTTATTTCTTTTGAACATGTATGGAATAGCAAGTAA
- a CDS encoding DUF6501 family protein, which produces MIHLNWENRETIKQIECVHAEAKKFMVDNKLTPGKTYDVKNESDEFYFIIDNSNRIGGFLKDYFKEI; this is translated from the coding sequence ATGATTCATTTAAATTGGGAAAACAGAGAGACGATTAAACAAATTGAATGTGTTCATGCAGAGGCAAAGAAATTTATGGTAGACAATAAGTTAACACCAGGCAAGACATATGATGTTAAAAATGAATCCGATGAATTCTACTTTATTATTGACAACAGTAATCGAATCGGTGGGTTCTTAAAAGATTATTTCAAGGAAATATAA
- the msrA gene encoding peptide-methionine (S)-S-oxide reductase MsrA: MATDFELATFAGGCFWCMVEPFDTRPGIESVVSGYTGGTVENPTYEQVCSNTTGHVEAVQIKFDPMIISYEQLVQTFWQQIDPTDPGGQFHDRGESYQTVIFYHNELQKQIAEDSKHKLDTSGKYNKPIATKIIPASPFYPAEEEHQDYYKKQPFHYRSYKKGSGREDFIKSNVKMPIDKSKLKEKLTPIQYIVTQQNGTERPFQNEYWDNEQEGIYVDLISREPLFSSIDQYDAGCGWPSFTKPIDSYQLEEKTDTTHGMIRTEVRSKVADSHLGHVFEDGPVEAGGLRYCMNSAAMEFIPKEEMKEKGYGNYLRLFK; this comes from the coding sequence ATGGCAACTGATTTTGAACTTGCAACATTTGCTGGTGGGTGCTTTTGGTGTATGGTTGAGCCTTTTGATACAAGGCCTGGAATAGAGAGTGTTGTATCTGGATATACCGGTGGAACAGTCGAAAACCCGACATACGAACAAGTTTGTTCCAATACTACAGGACATGTAGAAGCAGTACAAATTAAATTTGACCCTATGATTATATCGTATGAACAGCTTGTTCAAACATTTTGGCAACAAATTGATCCAACAGATCCTGGTGGCCAATTCCACGATAGAGGAGAGTCATATCAAACGGTAATTTTCTATCATAATGAATTACAGAAGCAAATTGCTGAGGATTCTAAGCACAAGTTAGATACCAGTGGAAAGTATAATAAACCAATTGCTACAAAAATAATACCTGCTTCACCGTTCTATCCTGCTGAAGAAGAGCATCAGGATTATTACAAAAAACAACCGTTTCACTATCGTTCATATAAAAAAGGGTCTGGCAGAGAAGATTTCATTAAATCAAACGTTAAGATGCCAATTGACAAGTCAAAATTGAAGGAAAAATTAACTCCTATTCAATACATTGTGACCCAACAAAACGGAACAGAAAGACCGTTCCAAAACGAATATTGGGATAATGAGCAAGAAGGAATCTATGTAGATTTGATTTCTCGCGAGCCGCTATTTTCTTCAATCGATCAATATGATGCGGGCTGCGGTTGGCCAAGCTTTACTAAACCAATAGATAGTTATCAATTAGAAGAAAAGACAGATACGACACATGGCATGATTCGTACGGAGGTAAGAAGTAAAGTAGCGGATTCACATCTTGGACATGTCTTTGAAGATGGACCAGTTGAAGCTGGTGGACTGCGCTATTGTATGAATTCAGCGGCAATGGAATTTATACCGAAAGAAGAAATGAAAGAAAAAGGCTATGGAAATTACTTAAGATTATTCAAATAA
- the vrrA gene encoding VrrA/YqfQ family protein has translation MFPGNRQRNGFPMPMNRGANNFRFPSQGFTQQPQRSMGANLLQRFLPQQAQAATIASKGAGGLSSTLNNVQQVLKVVQSTAPLVQEYGPMVKNLPAMYRMMKAFKNFNLTEDDTKVETKENVEEQAVPSNNTHKNTGIKKSPTKQGNGQSTPKLYI, from the coding sequence ATGTTTCCAGGAAACAGACAAAGAAATGGATTTCCAATGCCGATGAATCGTGGAGCAAATAATTTCAGATTTCCGAGTCAAGGTTTTACACAGCAACCCCAAAGGAGTATGGGAGCAAACTTATTACAACGATTTTTACCACAACAAGCTCAGGCTGCGACAATAGCAAGTAAAGGAGCGGGTGGCCTGTCGAGTACATTAAATAATGTCCAACAAGTGTTAAAAGTTGTTCAGTCCACGGCTCCACTCGTACAAGAATATGGACCAATGGTTAAGAATCTTCCAGCAATGTATCGAATGATGAAGGCGTTTAAAAACTTTAATTTGACAGAAGATGATACTAAAGTAGAAACGAAAGAGAACGTTGAAGAACAAGCTGTTCCATCTAATAACACTCATAAAAATACGGGAATTAAAAAATCACCAACTAAACAGGGGAATGGACAATCTACACCAAAACTGTATATCTAA
- a CDS encoding YolD-like family protein — protein MTKDRGTIKWSSLMLPEHVELLKELWKEDEKVRKPLLDPQQIEIIHNDLMDAYHSERSVTISFYQNVAVSHLSGVITKLDQYRNSIILQTDDNERHIIPFQQIISLIVD, from the coding sequence ATGACAAAGGACAGAGGAACAATAAAATGGTCGTCTTTAATGCTACCAGAGCATGTAGAATTGTTAAAAGAATTGTGGAAGGAAGATGAGAAAGTCCGGAAGCCTTTACTTGATCCGCAACAAATCGAAATCATTCATAACGATCTGATGGATGCATACCATTCAGAGAGATCTGTGACGATTTCCTTCTATCAAAATGTGGCAGTATCTCATTTATCAGGTGTCATTACAAAGTTGGATCAATATAGAAATAGTATTATTCTGCAAACCGACGATAATGAAAGACACATCATTCCATTTCAGCAAATAATTTCCCTTATAGTAGATTAA
- a CDS encoding YozE family protein: MRTFYQFLITYRGKLKADDYSRLADWAFFDSSFPKYSKDYHEISNYLEWNSPFANALMTFDELWDIYQNKTI, encoded by the coding sequence ATGCGGACATTTTATCAATTTCTAATAACTTATCGCGGTAAACTAAAAGCGGATGATTATAGCAGATTAGCGGACTGGGCATTTTTTGATTCCAGTTTCCCTAAATATTCAAAGGATTATCATGAAATAAGTAATTATTTGGAGTGGAATAGTCCGTTTGCGAATGCTTTAATGACATTTGATGAATTATGGGACATCTATCAAAATAAAACAATATAG
- the tatC gene encoding twin-arginine translocase subunit TatC, whose protein sequence is MEEDTKIADNEKEMDFVGHLSELRNRLIVTAILFVTLFIVGFIYVEEIYAFFVKDLEFKLTAIGPSEIIWIYFSMAGLIAIVGSIPILTYQIWAFVKPGLTEREQRASLAYIPATFLLFIIGLVFGYLMFTKSLIPFLLSLNNGMFEIMFTVDKYFKFLMQVTVPIAILFELPIIVMFLTSIGIITPEFLEKNRRYAYFALIVISTIITPAPDFILPVIISIPLIFIYEISIRLAKRVYNKKLQKHEEVMNEESL, encoded by the coding sequence ATGGAAGAAGATACAAAAATAGCGGATAACGAAAAGGAAATGGATTTCGTTGGTCATTTATCTGAACTTAGAAACCGATTAATTGTAACAGCAATATTATTTGTGACCTTGTTTATTGTTGGGTTTATCTATGTTGAAGAAATTTACGCATTCTTTGTTAAAGATTTGGAATTCAAGTTAACTGCTATTGGTCCAAGTGAAATTATTTGGATTTATTTTTCAATGGCTGGGTTAATCGCGATAGTCGGAAGTATTCCAATTTTAACGTATCAAATTTGGGCATTTGTTAAGCCTGGACTAACGGAGAGGGAACAACGAGCATCTCTAGCATATATTCCCGCTACATTTCTATTATTTATAATTGGATTAGTATTCGGATACTTAATGTTTACCAAGTCACTCATCCCGTTCTTACTTTCTTTAAACAATGGAATGTTTGAAATCATGTTTACGGTAGACAAATATTTCAAGTTTCTAATGCAAGTAACGGTCCCAATCGCAATCCTTTTTGAGCTGCCAATTATCGTCATGTTCTTAACAAGTATCGGAATAATTACTCCTGAGTTTTTAGAGAAAAATAGGAGATATGCATACTTTGCATTGATTGTAATTAGTACTATAATTACGCCAGCACCTGATTTTATCTTACCAGTAATTATTTCGATACCACTTATTTTCATTTATGAGATCAGTATCCGCTTAGCGAAAAGAGTTTATAATAAAAAATTACAAAAACATGAAGAAGTAATGAACGAGGAGAGTCTTTAA
- a CDS encoding twin-arginine translocase TatA/TatE family subunit — MLNSIGIPGLILILIVALVIFGPSKLPEIGRSFGTSLREFKNAAKDIVNDDKK, encoded by the coding sequence ATGCTTAATAGTATCGGGATACCAGGGTTAATCTTAATTTTAATCGTTGCTTTAGTTATTTTTGGACCTTCTAAGTTGCCTGAAATCGGCAGATCGTTTGGCACTTCGTTAAGAGAATTCAAAAATGCTGCAAAAGATATTGTTAATGACGATAAAAAATAA
- the tatA gene encoding twin-arginine translocase TatA/TatE family subunit — protein MLSSIGVPGLILILIIALVIFGPKKLPEIGKAAGQTLREFKHSAREITSDAKEEIDEAKVIVNEKKNK, from the coding sequence ATGTTATCTAGTATCGGGGTACCAGGATTAATCTTAATTCTAATTATTGCACTCGTAATATTTGGTCCTAAAAAATTACCAGAAATCGGCAAGGCAGCTGGACAAACATTGCGTGAATTTAAACACTCTGCACGCGAAATAACAAGTGATGCGAAAGAGGAAATAGACGAAGCAAAAGTTATCGTTAATGAGAAAAAAAACAAATAA
- a CDS encoding dihydrofolate reductase: protein MISLLVAMDRNHVIGANNQLPWRLPKDLRFFKEKTTGNTIIMGRKTYESMGGALPNRKNVVLTRKNHDYPEDVDVIHELSTIQEWDKRNPNNEYFVIGGGNIFTQVMPFADRMYITFIDNDFDGDTYFPSFSEDDWALTSKVKGQKDEKNPYDYYFLQYDRRR, encoded by the coding sequence TTGATCTCTTTATTAGTAGCTATGGATCGAAACCATGTTATTGGTGCAAATAATCAATTACCATGGCGTTTACCAAAAGATTTACGATTTTTTAAAGAAAAAACAACCGGAAATACCATTATTATGGGAAGAAAAACGTACGAATCCATGGGAGGAGCCTTACCTAACCGGAAGAATGTTGTTTTAACCCGTAAGAATCATGACTACCCTGAAGACGTTGACGTTATCCATGAATTGTCGACAATTCAAGAATGGGATAAGCGAAACCCTAATAATGAGTACTTTGTAATTGGCGGCGGTAATATTTTTACACAGGTGATGCCATTTGCGGATCGGATGTATATTACATTCATTGACAACGATTTTGATGGTGATACATATTTCCCGAGCTTTTCAGAGGATGATTGGGCATTGACTTCTAAAGTAAAAGGCCAAAAAGATGAAAAAAACCCGTACGACTATTACTTTTTACAATATGATCGTAGAAGGTAA
- a CDS encoding thymidylate synthase codes for MIKGEQAYLNLCNYILENAAERDDRTNTGTYSIFGHQMRFDLSEGFPLLTTKRVPFRLVASELLWFIKGDTNIRYLLKNNNNIWNEWAFERWVASDDYTGPDMTNFGIRSQQDSNFNEVYKEEMDRFKEKVLQDNAFAEKYGDLGFVYGKQWRNWKTSQNESIDQLKDVITSIRTNPNSRRHIVSAWNPEDIPSMALPPCHTLFQFYVADGKLSCQLYQRSADVFLGVPFNIASYALLTHLIAHECGLEVGEFIHTLGDAHIYSNHLEQIKTQLAREPKPLPQIRINKDKASIFDFELSDFELIGYEPHPGIKAPIAV; via the coding sequence ATGATTAAAGGAGAACAAGCTTACTTAAACCTGTGTAATTACATATTAGAAAATGCTGCTGAGAGAGATGATAGAACAAATACAGGCACCTACTCTATATTTGGACACCAAATGCGTTTTGATTTAAGCGAAGGGTTTCCGCTTTTAACAACGAAAAGAGTTCCCTTCCGTTTAGTCGCATCAGAGCTTCTCTGGTTTATTAAAGGAGATACAAATATCCGTTATTTATTAAAGAATAACAATAATATCTGGAATGAATGGGCATTTGAACGATGGGTAGCTAGTGATGACTATACTGGTCCAGATATGACTAATTTTGGAATTCGCAGTCAACAAGACTCTAATTTTAATGAAGTATACAAGGAAGAAATGGATCGATTTAAGGAGAAAGTTCTTCAGGATAACGCATTCGCAGAAAAATATGGTGATCTTGGTTTTGTTTACGGGAAACAATGGCGGAACTGGAAAACCTCTCAAAATGAAAGTATCGATCAATTGAAGGATGTCATCACTTCAATTCGTACCAATCCTAATTCACGCAGACATATCGTTTCTGCATGGAATCCGGAAGATATCCCAAGCATGGCGTTGCCACCATGTCATACGCTATTCCAGTTCTATGTTGCTGACGGAAAATTATCCTGCCAGTTGTACCAGCGAAGTGCAGACGTATTCCTTGGCGTACCATTTAATATTGCGAGTTATGCATTACTCACACACCTGATTGCACATGAGTGTGGACTGGAAGTCGGTGAATTCATTCATACATTAGGGGATGCGCATATTTACTCAAATCATCTAGAACAAATAAAGACACAATTAGCTAGAGAGCCAAAACCATTACCACAAATTAGAATCAATAAAGACAAAGCTTCCATTTTTGATTTTGAGCTTTCAGATTTCGAATTAATTGGATACGAGCCACACCCAGGAATTAAAGCGCCAATCGCAGTATAA
- a CDS encoding HD domain-containing protein, translating to MTRIREYVFQLFHDDATGHDYYHMERVARTANQIAMNEKADIFICEAAALLHDVGDAKLFEQPEKNVEAMNSFLKSIGLTAEQIAFLNQIINEVSFSKGVQVPATIEGRIVQDADRIDAIGAIGIARTFAYGGANQQMIHHDTDKNTSIQHFYDKLLKLYDLLHTAKAKEMAVSRQRFMEQYLEQFYKEW from the coding sequence ATGACAAGAATTAGAGAGTATGTTTTTCAGTTATTTCATGATGATGCAACCGGTCATGATTATTATCATATGGAACGGGTTGCACGGACGGCTAATCAGATTGCAATGAATGAAAAAGCTGACATATTTATATGTGAAGCGGCTGCACTGCTCCATGATGTTGGCGATGCAAAACTATTTGAGCAGCCAGAGAAAAATGTGGAAGCAATGAATTCTTTTCTTAAATCGATCGGATTAACCGCTGAACAAATAGCGTTCCTCAACCAAATTATCAATGAAGTTTCTTTTAGCAAAGGAGTACAGGTCCCAGCTACAATAGAGGGAAGAATAGTGCAAGATGCAGACCGAATTGATGCAATCGGTGCAATTGGAATTGCAAGAACCTTTGCATATGGTGGTGCAAATCAGCAAATGATCCATCATGATACAGATAAAAACACTTCCATTCAGCATTTCTATGATAAATTATTAAAGCTTTATGATTTGCTGCATACTGCGAAGGCAAAAGAAATGGCAGTTAGCCGCCAGCGGTTTATGGAGCAGTATTTAGAACAATTTTATAAAGAATGGTAA
- a CDS encoding cold-shock protein: MENGVVKWFNAEKGYGFIQLEEGNDVFVHYSAIQEEGFKALEEGQEVTFEIVEGERGPQAANVVKK; the protein is encoded by the coding sequence ATGGAAAACGGTGTAGTAAAATGGTTTAATGCTGAAAAAGGCTATGGATTTATTCAACTAGAAGAAGGTAACGATGTGTTCGTTCATTATTCAGCAATCCAAGAAGAAGGTTTTAAGGCGCTGGAAGAAGGACAAGAGGTTACTTTCGAAATCGTTGAAGGTGAGCGTGGCCCACAAGCTGCAAATGTTGTAAAAAAATAA